A stretch of DNA from Solea solea chromosome 11, fSolSol10.1, whole genome shotgun sequence:
CCAAAGTTTTTCTCCCATATTGGCTGCCACTCCTCCCAGTCGATGACGCCCAAACCTGTGAAGTTTGGCTGCAGCGaactggacatctgcatccCCGTGAGAGAAAGGTGAGCGGCGAGATCGCCAAGCTGTGGTATTCCTCCGTTCACCTCCCTGCCATCCTGAGAGAGGTATGGATATAATCCCAAGCGGTCCCGGTAGAAGATGGTCATTCTCTGAAAAGTTCAGTCAAACACAGAATCATCACAAAAACATCTCAAACCTTTGGTCCTTCTTGCTTGACACAAGCAAAGTCAGGTTTATAGAATTTCATGGCGAATTCAGGGGCGAAGTTGCACACTCCCAACAAACTGAATACCTTTCACCTCATTCATACATCAGGAATTTCCCTAGgtttgggattaataaagtaagTGTGTCTGTCTATCTGGTGTGTCGGGGAACCTTGGTCTTTAGGTAGCCAGGGTTTGGTTTGTCCACTCTGGGCTTTGGAAGAAATACGGTGGACTAAAAGCAAAAGGACCCGCAATCAATACAGATACATAGGACTCGCTCTAAATCAACTATTCTTAGTATCAGGTAATTATACAGTAGTCCACTAAGAACACAACAATGGATGTTACATGCATTTCACGCTGAAAATCCTCTTACATTCACAGTGTCTCAAGTCCCATTAAGGCAAAACACATACATTAGGAACCTGGCTTCTATAGGACTGTACTGCAGCGTATAATCTCTGAAGCATTACATttgaagtacattttaaaaaatcatatttaaaaaatataattcaaCAATAACCACAGAGATTTACATTTATATCCGTGGCCTGTCTTGAAAGTCCATTCTGGGCTATCAATGGGACTTTAATCatagtgtactgtatatatttgatcatttctgTGCAGCAATTGAAGAAAATGTATCTTAAAATCCTTAAGTAAGAGAAATATATCAAATCCTGTGTATTTCACTTTATCCTGGGGTTTCACAAAAGTATCACATCCCACTAAACAGAGGTCCCTGTTGTGTTGACCCACCTGTCCCTGGAATCTCTGCCGTCGATTCTCCACAATGTCAAAGTCTCCCAGGTTCAGGTGAACATCGTAGCGTTCCTGACATCGCGCTGTGGGTATGTTCCACACGACGACGAAGGGACGGCCCTCCAGGATTGGTCCTGCTGCAGTCACAGAGGGCAGGGGGGTGTGGAGGAGAGGGTCTCCATGGGTGGAGCTCTGAGACAGTGAGGTACAGTGgtgtggagaaagagagagaaggaggatgTAGAGAGGAAGGTGAGGCAGCACCATGGCTGCTCACAAGCTGACGTCTCCTTCCTGACGGGAGACAGAAAGGTGCCAATAAGACGCTCTGATGAGGAATATTAAGATTCTGTGCGCTTGTGAAACATTGTGAGGACAAAGCGACATGCTACAACAATCATGAAAACACatcaatgaaacacaaaaaagttaaGTTCTAATGGATCGTCTTTAATTTTCATGTTACACCATTGAAAAAATAAGGAGAAATATCTCAGTTGAAAAACAACTTTGCAACTTTAAAAAGGCACATTCCAACCTCACGTATAAAATTACAGTAATGTAACAGCAGCAAATACAGAATTGAGTTTACACCTTTCTGAGATGTAGAGCAGTTCACAGAAAGaacatttaactgttttaaCTGGTTGAGGTTTTTATTTGAGATTGCAACATCATTTATTCTGTGCCTCCTTTCAGTAGAGTAAGTTTCAGCATTCACAGTACATCACATTTCTGGCTGTGCATTCTAgtaaaacattttggtttgtgaaaatatttgatatttaatatCTAGTTTTTGATGTATCTTCTGACCATCTAtgcattacttttatttttttttaccatctatgctgctgtaacactgcaaatgactccatccattcattcatttttggcTCCGTTTGTCCCTCAGTGAAGAACTTTTaaagaagtgaagaagaaaGTTTTAACTGCACTGCACTTGATCCTCAACTTGTTCGTTGTGTATCTGTAAGACTACTGACGGTATGTATGTTCCATGTGTGTAGATGTGTCTTTATAAAATGTGCACGTGTAACCCCCCCTTCCATGTGTGCACTGATGCCAGCCAGCCCATGTCCAAGTATATCCTACTGTATGTTCATCAAATGTCTTTGTGCATCCAATAGATGGGAGTTCCTTTGGCATCTCTGCAGGGAGTTTCAGTCAGGGTCTGTACAACGAGCTGCCCTGCAGactgagggggaggaggtggcgGAAGAGGGATGATGGGAGGAGGTGGCGGGAGAGGAGCAGGAAcagaagagaaaggaggaggaagcatGGAaataggaggaggaggttgacTAGAATATAGCGGTGACCCTACAACACTAGAACCCTGAGAGTCTCTGTTTCCTTGTGGTATTTGAGCAGCCATCAGTGTCGGTTTCTGCATGTTCATCTCGACACTCGGCATTCTTGAGAACCTCAGAAGCATCTCCATGGGAACAAACGATGTCATAGCGCCAGCGCTCTGCACTGGTGTCGACAGCACGTAGCCAAGGTGTGCATAGAAGTGCTGCTTATCGTGGGTGGTGAGGCACAAGCGCCTATAGCCTCTGCTTTTTGCATAGCGCTCAGTTTCCTCCATCAAAGTCCGGCCATAGCCTTTCCCTCGCTCCATCTTTGACACAACCACCGACTCGACGAAGAGGCTGCCACTGTGACCCACGACGTGGGACAGTCTGACGTGTCCAAGcagcctctctgtctctctgtgtccctgcagaAGAACCAGGCAGACGGGGAACTCTGGACAGGACTTCTGGAGAGAGTGGACCCGAGCGGCCTGACTCCTCTGCCACTCAGAATTGACCAGGTCGGCACATGGAACCAGCAGATCTGGACGCCGGTGGATCGGAACCGCATGGATCCTCCCTGGTTGTTTGCAGTCAGCGTGAGGCTTCTCTTCAATGTTTCCATCCACTTTTGACAACTCACAGACTTTTTCAACATATTGTGTCTGACAGTGCGATATGGTGATGCGGCGCAGATCAGTGCTCAGCTCCTCTTCAGTCAGTGGTTTGGAAAGTACAGGTGTTAATGGTTCAGACCTGTGGTGATCAGGGTTTAACTAAAGTCAGTTTTCATTCACCTCCTTCAGCTCAGTGTTACATATTAGAAAAGGGTTCTGAACATGCACTTTTGTGGTTAGTCTGATTACATCACAGTCTGTTAAATTATCAAAGATATACTCCAAAATGACATTCGCCCATGTGACAAACTTCACATCAACCAGACACTGGAAAAACCATACTTGAATTATCtgagcagcagaagaaacacattttattcatcCTGACTACTGACTGACAGCTCCACAGCTCAGTTATCTCCCTCTCCTTATTAAAATACACTCCATTAATGGACAAAAGGTAAAGACGTCAAGTCACAGCTTCCATAACAATTACATCCAGTATAAAGGCCATTTGATTAATTTACTGCACTCCTGACTAATCTCAAATATGAAAGGTTAAGGCTGAAGTTACTTGACGACAGCTCTCACCTCCCTTTTCATTTTAAGTAGATGTATAAGGAGGTGAGAGATGTTGTCATTTGCAGATATGAACTCTGGCTAATGTCAGAGATTGCTCTTCAGATATGAAGAATGCAGCAGGAGAATCACCAGAGGAATCATATTTTGTTGTAATGTATTGACAACTAATAAGATTAGAGACACAATTTGAAGCTTAGTTTGCTTGAACGGTCATTCATCCTCAAATGTATTAATACAGTGCAGGGTAAGTGTCGGCCCTTTGATGTGTTCcgttttattttgtcttcattCTTTCTGATCAGTCCAAATGGTGAAGTCGACTTGAatctgacacatttttattacaaaGTTTGCTAAGAAGGCGGAACTGTGATGCAGTGTACATGTACACTATTTTCTGATTCTGTCTCCTGGCTCTTGTTTTAAGTTTTAGTTATCGTGATAGTTGTTTTCTAAAGTTCTATTCAGAATTTCCACAAACTGTTCAtgccacatttttaaaacatgaaaaatgtgtaaacttATCAATTCATACACCAGCGCCATATTCActtatcatttaaaatgattagcCCTTATTGTCCAATGTTTTTGCAagctgaatgaataaatgaatgttgttACATGTAATGCTTTCACACATTGATAAGGTATCAAAAACTAATGAGAATGATTTGTAGCTTTCAACTTAAACAAAATTGGAGGTTGAAATTAATATTGTGGAACTAAGAATAAATAGACAACGtgatgaaaagagagaaaagaaagaatacaagaaaataaatgaagttgtcAAAAAACTACCAACTCACCCAGAGAGAGAAATGCTGCCTGTGAACCAGATGACTAAAAAAATTACATCAATGcaaaattcaaaaagaaaagaaaagaggatgtTTCACAAATGCAGGAAACTAGCAGTTGAGTGATAAGATAGAGAACCACAAGATTTCCCTTGAGACACTGTTTACAAAACAGGCAGTGTAGCAACAGTGGCGCAACATGTCCACGGATAATTGACTAATTTACtatgaaacaaaaaaggcaGAGATGCAATTGACAGTAAAGGTATAAGTATTTGTACGAGTGCTAGctagccatcttggaatcctatgtTGGGGTTAGTTTTCTAGGTTGGATCTAAAGGGTCAGATTGGGAAACTGTTGGAACAACTGGGAAAGTCAGAGCAACCTCAATAAAATTCCAACTTTTGAGTATGACAACTGAAGCACACCATATGTACCGACAACTATGATTACATTTATGATGACGTGACTTTTAACTCTTCAACAATACCTATTCTAAGTATTATCAATACATTTCATTATTCTTCCTCAACACATCAAGCCCTACTgtgtataataaatattaatcaaAGATATTATACTATGTAAACAGTCAAGTGTCATATTTTAAGGTAAAATGTTTGATGTGTGGACACTTTGCATTGTGGGATCGTGGTCACCATCACCCCGAGAATTAAtcttttactaaattaattgtctagttattcaataattaaataacaagctttctgattttacatCTTAAATGTATATCAATATTTactggtttatttgcttcatataacaaagaaatcattacaatttaataattttggtttgtggacaaaacaagatattcgagatcatcatttccaggtttggtaaacactttacgatattttatggaccaaacaattactcgattacgaaaataatagttagttgcagctgtatTAAAGGTTTATACTTCGTTTTCAGTCTTAAAGACAGAGCTGTATGATAAATACACTTATATTACTTTGTCTGAAAATACGATCAAAGAAACATCCACAATAGTATAGCTGTAAACCACAGTAGTAGTTTATAATAGTAACTTTCTGTAGTATAAACCCTCCTCCTTTCTTCCACTTCCATATTAGGTGAACTACGACAGTGACAGTGATAGGAGTCGTGGCTGTATGCTAACAGGCTCATTTGCTTCCTTCCAGCTAACATGCTAAGCAGCGAGCACACGGAGTAAAAGTTACACAAACATTAGTGTTTATTAGCGAACCATGCACTTCTCACCACCATTAAACGTTACCTACATTTTGGTTAGTGGCCGGCGTTGGTCCTTCTCGTGTATATGTGACAGCTGGTCTGCAGTCGGTTAACTTCCACAGCTCCACAGGTCATTAGCAGCAGTTGCCCAGCGGTAATATCTGATCCCCGGTCAGTCTTCAACCGCCAAAAATATCTCCACCGAGACAGGAAATGTTGCCGTTGAGCGTCTTTGCTGTGCGCGGTCGCGTCTGCCTACCTGCGGATTGGGGCGGTATGACACAAACAGTGTATTTTAAATCAGACAGGATAATCAACGCTGTTAAATCTTATACATACTTCTAGTGTAGTATGAATTCAAAACACGCACCTGTAATCTACAACGTTCTTACAAAACATGTGAGATTGTGTCAATATGCATATAATCTCTtgtgaaatacacattttcagaCTGAAACAACactaaatacaatatttatatgagctgaaaatagaaaaacacacgtTTCTAAATGGAACCAATGAGTTGTCTCAAAAACACAGACTATTATGCCACTACCTAGCTAATGCAGTGCTGCTGTTCTAAGGCTACAGAAACatactattttttattttacttttaaggGAATATACACTTAAACACACTTGAATTGTATATTCAAATAATCCCTCGTAAATGGATGTGTAACTGAAACACTGCTGCCATCGCTACCCACTGACATCAGACTTTCCTCTCCTCCGCAGGCGAGTCTGCAAAAGCTGTTAGATTTCCTCCATCATCCCTTAGTCAGCCATGACTCGTCCCTCTCTGTGCAGTGAGGGAACGTCCCCGggtgacacaacaacaaaacaccatTATACTGAGAAACAGTCATGTGGCAAAGATATCTGCACCGTGTGAAgccatttgacaatggtttgaaagtaacagacaattttatttttttttaaattaaaatctccGGCTTTTTGTTTtaccaccaacacacacaataTCTTGAAGTTATCAGCGAGTGCAAGTAGAATTTCAATAAAGAGAAAGATTTTTCtaacaaaatgttttctttattttttttaagttttttttcttatccaGGACAACTCATTCAAGGATAATCAAGGAGAAATAAGCACTATAGTttattagaatttttttttctttttacattttgtcaGAGATGGATGTTGAATTTTATCTGAATTggtcaaagcaaaaacaaaaaacaaaaagaaaaaaagaatacataataacaatacattaataattaattcaaTACATTGAAGTGTGGCGTCAATGATAGAATAACAATGGCCCAGAAAACGTAgggttgttattattttcactgcTTCTTCTGTGGTACTGTAATAATCACCATCActaactcaactcaactcaatcAACAACAGTAGAGGAAGAAATGGAGTGCACTGACAAAGTTCAGCACCCCGGCCTCCTGAAgaggaaacactttttttatttaaataatattttatcaaagcttctgtttttttaatcttcataaaacatttctaaaagttctttttttaaacgtaaccccatttttttttaatttttttgttttctttttcagagatcttttttttgagtttttcttgTCTCCATTTTACCACAATGTGTCCGTTTTTGCAAGTGTGGTTGCCTATGTGTTTCTGagtatctgtatgtgtgtgtgtgtgtgtgtgtgtatatatatctgtgtatgTACTGATGAGTCCTTGGCTGAGGATTGTTGGAACAATTTTGAGTTGTTTAAGTGCTCGTGTGAAGCCTGCACGTATGAAGCATGatggtgtgtttatatgtgttttgtgttctcACACTGCTTTAACCTGTATTAAGGTCTTTGCAGCAAAAACATTCATACTGAGAGGTTTGAGTTGGCTCAATAAACAAAGTGAGTAGCCTTTAgctaactttgtgtgtgtgcttctccaCAAAGTGAGGCTAGGATGGAGTGTGTGGAGCTAGTATTGTGGATCAGGGTGAGCAAACCAAGTGATGTGGGCATCTCTCAGTACTTGTACAGGTTTCAGTataaaagtatgtgtgtgtgtggattcatGTACCTTCAGGTGAGCCAAGTACAGCTTTCAAGTGTTTGCATGACTGTGTAAAAGTTATGAGTCTGTATAGCCACTGCATGACATGTCGGTTGGAGTGTGcgagtgtgtacgtgtgtgtgtgtgtgtgtgtgtgtgtgtgtgtgtgtgtgtgtgtgtgtgtgtgtgtgtgtgtgtgtaaaagaagGCACGGAGGGTGGTGTGGGAGGCTCAGTCTCTCAGGTCCATGCTGGAGCCAAACAGAGCTACCAGCTGCTCCTCGTAGTGGGCGATGTTCCTCTTCATGATCTCCTTACAGGAGCCCAGGAGACGCTCAAACGCCAGTATGTCTATTACTTTGAGGTGAgagcaggagggagagagagagagagagagagagagagagtaagatGTTAGGTGTGGTTCACTTCAGCTGCTCAGTTATTGAAATGTCATAACAAAACacttaataaatgaaaacaatccaaCAAGCCTGTTTTTGTCTGCTTTAAAACGTAACATGACCAGTCTGTCATCCCATATATAGTTAAAGATTCTGAGGATGCCTGTGGGTTTTATTGGCAGCAATTTTAACAACAAGCTAAAACACTTAGGCTTTGTCCAAGAGAATCTTTAGTAAAACGTCAGTGGACCACTCCAAtcgagagagggagggatgtgTGGGTCTGGacattgttaaaaaagaaaccactcagacacaaacacatgatgaaGCAGAGTAACATGAACCCAACAAATGACAGCAGCATCCGCCTCTCAGCCCttcacaggaaaagaaaaaaaaaaaagacagatgtgACAAATCCTAATGAAGACATAAGACAAAAAGACAGATGGATTCCCAGACACATTAATGGGGCAGTAATAGAACAGATAAGAACCCCATTTGTCCCCTGTATTCCTTCAACAACCAGGGTTCCCCACTTTGGTTGTTATTtacaaattcaaggacttttcaaggaccaattccctcaaattcaagaaccgaatgtgctgacacagcttaagatgggagggcaacacGTAAGAGCTGCTTggcccatggcgtccactttgattgatttgacaagtgattgtccttgggatcttggtcaaagtcagtctttgtaattttctttggtgagccagagatcttggaatttgcatttcccaggcatcacataatttgctctctcttgcttatcgttactcgctcattgttctgcatggaatctcaagtaaatggcagagagagacagtggacagtgtccgcAACAACGCCGCTAGTAATTACGACTCGACGTTTGTTCTGCATAGGCCTAGTCTACATACATACGCAACGCAGGGTACATGAAACAGTAGTTGGTGTGGTAACAAACAAGGATGGACAGCTGATTATTTTGATCTTAGATATTTGTCATTCCTGATTAAAGGTGTTTTATATGtgtgacaaagagagagacaacaacAGAGTGGGCAGCTACAACACAACTGAGCGACATTGCAGCTGTtagtcaacaaacaaacattacacaGACAAAACAGGCTGGCCAGTCAGTTTACCAACTGTGTGCACTGTTAAtcatgaaatggaaaaaaataatagataAGAATAAGAGCAACTGACTGATTACTTCtaccatgaaaaaaacaaagctgtggaataaacaaattaaaaaaattcaaagctGATTTCCTgtggtgacagaaaaacatgacaacCCATTAAAAATCCAGTGTTcgttttaaaaagtgaagagcTGCTCATATTCTGTAGAGGTTGAAATATTGAACTCACATTCAAAGCGGAAACAATTACTGAACGGCCTTCAAATCCACAAAAATACAAGGTGATGGCAGATAAGTTGAAGTACCACAgaataatgaattaatcaaaACACAAGTGACACTTGATATCTCTTGATAATCTACTTACAGTAGCAGTTCAACTAAAAGACAGTTATTACAACTGACATTTTTTGTGGGAATAAGGCATTATTAATGAAATTGTATTGCTCTTAATTTGCTCTTAACATGAAGTTcaactaaatatatatatgggatttattgaacattttaagaACTTGATATAAAAATCTCATTGAGAATGAATGGGCTGAAAGGGACAACAGAATGTATTATATCATAGAACACAGTGAAAAAGACTTTAATGACATACTTTGGTATCACATTCGGACACAGGTTGAAATACTTAAATGAAGCTGCGGATTACATACAATTACATCataatcagttttattttggtttaaaatcaaaacacaaaaaatactcTGGATGATTATGGAGCACTGTGGAGGGTGTTCTGTCTTACCCAAACACTTGACATGGCCAACTGCGTAGGCCGAGGCGGCTCGGGGCTTGTTAGTGACCAAGGCCAGCTCCCCAAAGTATTGACCCCTGTTACAGCGTGTAATCTCCACCTCCGCATTGTCTGCATGGTCTGCCTTCGTCTGCAGGAAGGGGAGATGAACAGGAGAGGGATTAAATCTTAGGAACCTCCGAGTacctctttctttttccccacagagagacacactcaGCAGCTGAGACAATTGTGATTCTCACTGTTGCTAGGCATAAACACTTTTGTACTCTGATGGTTTTTAATGGGGAGTGTGGGTTGTCACTGTCAGAATCCTCTGCATTGTAACCATCTAGCAGAAGAATAAAACCACTGTTATGTTGATGCATATTCCCGGaccagaaaaaacaaagaatatttAAAAGCCTCAGTTCTTTAATGAATGGGTTCTTCATTACTGctgaaatgagagagaaaagacagcTGGCAAAGTGCAGAGTAAAACTGGAAGAAGTGACGCAAATTCTCATtcacagtaaaatgtaaaatgcagaGAGGGGCAGTGGAGAAAATTAAGGAATGAGAGGAGAAGCATCTTACTTTGCTCTTCAACATGATCTTGACCTCTCCAGATTCTACAATGTAGAAGCAATCAGCCCCGTCTCCCTGAGGAGGAAGAACACAGTAAAGTTATCATTACACTCAGAAACCGCTCCTTGGTAGCAGGAATTAGGCCTTGATTAATATAAATGAGGAGACCCCAAATGCTCGAGTGGAGTCATTCTCTCCCTGTATGAAACCTAATCAGCCATTACTGGTTCTTACCTGTGTGATGATACGCTCACCATCTGAGAACTGCTTCGCTCCTAATACGTCAACTATCTTCATCCTCTCGTTTGCCTGCATAGACAAAAGAGGTCGATATATTGGGAAGTTGAGAGAAGAGAAATAATGGGCTAAACTGTCAATGCTAACATTGCATGTTAGACATAAACTCACCTCCAGTGATTTGAGTAAAGGTACCGACTCGATGAAAGACTCATACATCCTCCTTTTCTTGGCATTGTTCTTCAGAATGAGTCTACGAAATGTGGCACGGTCCTAGGGACAACAAACATGAGTAAACCTCTCtgactgtttgactgtgtgCTCCTTCTCTGAATGACCACTGGGGGGAGCAGCAGCATAAACAACAGGGCAAAACACTGGCTCCATTCACAGATAACAGGACTCCATTCTTAACATGGTTGGGCATGTTAAGAATCATGCATACTGGTAAGTGAACCCGACCTGGATAATTTCACATGAACCTCAGCATTGGTTTATGTGCTcaaaaaacaactataaaatGGTCTATATCACCTTATTACAGTAAGAATACAACAAATCACACACCATGTTGTCTGCTTTTACAATTTATGCATATTTATTCTATTTGGATGCTCTTACCAGACCCCATAATGCTCCCTCCTGAGTGGCAACGATGGTGGCAGCACGTGGCGTGTTGTACATGAGCGCCAGCTCCCCGAAGCTGCCCTTATTATCATACTGACCCACGCACGTTCCCGATACCACGATGTCATACACACCcctggagagagaggagacagcgATGGAGTGTGAGGGAATGAGGAAAACCAAGcgactgagaaacagagaaataaaatgaaatccaaaagcacatgcagaaaaaaataaaaataataataatgatttatttatataattgaATCAGAAGTCAAGATGAGATTGGTGTCCCCATCCTGTTATTTAGGATTAAATCTGGGGAAGGTAATATGTAGCATCACTTTTCATAATGGTCATGTTGGAAAGATAGCCGTCCTACCATTTGCTTTATTAGGGGGCTAAAACCCTTGTCACTGGTAGAGTATTAACACTTACTTAGTTTGACTAGATTACCATGACGAGAGGACCATGATCATTTGTGTCGTCAGTCAATGGAGCTCAGTTTACTAGTATTGAAACATACTACTTGGCTGTGATTTTTATGAAAGCATCAGAAGATGAATGAAAGCTAATCATTGATACATTGATAGAAGTCTTTCTATTTGAGTCCAACagtcagattaaaaaaatagttttttactTGGAAACTCAGGCAATACTACCAGAACAGACCatgggagcgtttgtgtgtatacagcaacaGTGCAGGGATGGGTGGGGAAAGAAGCATTTATGTTGTCAAACTGTTGAATGGCCGTATTTTTTGAGCTGTagaattcactttttaaaattttcatGGGCGAATCTTTGTGTTACCACAATgttactgttgcctccatctgtcttgaaataaaattaatcacttcctgtgtacagCATGGGAATGTTGCCCAGCAACACAATatctaaacactgctacactgagaaactcACTGTTTGTTGTGTAGAGCTGttgaatgtaaaataatatttgcttatatttaaaagttccTCATTTGAGTTATAAGTCATCAAAATTtctcattatttattaaaaccaACAAGCATGTTAAGtggataaacaaacacacaaacagataaaaTGAGA
This window harbors:
- the prkar2aa gene encoding protein kinase, cAMP-dependent, regulatory, type II, alpha A encodes the protein MSIEIPVGLTELLQGYTVEVLRQRPSDLVDFAVQYFTRLRDTRNQDGAGGKTGKGVMFDSEPMQTESNGDDDEDDDSDFEPPPPSRFNRRVSVCAEAFNPDEDDEDTEPRVVHPKTDEQRCRLQEACRDILLFKTLDQEQFSQVLDAMFESVVQPQEHVIDQGDDGDNFYVIERGVYDIVVSGTCVGQYDNKGSFGELALMYNTPRAATIVATQEGALWGLDRATFRRLILKNNAKKRRMYESFIESVPLLKSLEANERMKIVDVLGAKQFSDGERIITQGDGADCFYIVESGEVKIMLKSKTKADHADNAEVEITRCNRGQYFGELALVTNKPRAASAYAVGHVKCLVIDILAFERLLGSCKEIMKRNIAHYEEQLVALFGSSMDLRD
- the LOC131469176 gene encoding N-alpha-acetyltransferase 80, producing LVIWFTGSISLSGSEPLTPVLSKPLTEEELSTDLRRITISHCQTQYVEKVCELSKVDGNIEEKPHADCKQPGRIHAVPIHRRPDLLVPCADLVNSEWQRSQAARVHSLQKSCPEFPVCLVLLQGHRETERLLGHVRLSHVVGHSGSLFVESVVVSKMERGKGYGRTLMEETERYAKSRGYRRLCLTTHDKQHFYAHLGYVLSTPVQSAGAMTSFVPMEMLLRFSRMPSVEMNMQKPTLMAAQIPQGNRDSQGSSVVGSPLYSSQPPPPISMLPPPFSSVPAPLPPPPPIIPLPPPPPPQSAGQLVVQTLTETPCRDAKGTPIYWMHKDI